In Tistrella mobilis, one DNA window encodes the following:
- a CDS encoding sensor histidine kinase, with translation MTHRRHPGTTDRAQTPDSEGRFLTTGERGGRQGEGRRRIRNLGLQALGLAGVAVAAVVTALVHGHVTRSNLHDLRERSLNTLRLTEATLRGQLLRFDRLPGLLADERTIRALLLRPGDPGLADQANRYLKDTATRLGASDLYLMTRDGETIAASNYDQPQSFVGGNFAFRPYFRDALTQGEGRFFALGTTSNKRGYYVGAPVVLYDRTAGPQALGVLVIKVDLDDIERAWAGNDPRIIVTDPEGIVFMSNRPDWLYRGLGRRSAAEMARSRATRRYAGQEVGEIPVVARRHLNLRRLDGGHLDGRGDAGADLIWVATEGGGEREYLAVQTQMPEADWTVMVLSATAAARLDALVFAIAALLAMGTAGTGGMLVWQRRRQLAERLAVQQATQAELERRVTARTAELARANRALEDEVEERIAAEARLRETQTELIQAGKLAALGQMSAALSHEFNQPLSAARNYAENAGLFLARGDLAEVEANLSRIQEMIDRTTRISRHLRDFARKPDQALRPVALAPTIAAVQELLGWRLRQAGAGLIVELDDPDLTVTAGAVRLQQVLVNLLTNALDATADAADRRLHLQARRVAGGLVELRLGDRGPGVPAQLRERIFDPFFSTKEVGKGLGLGLSISYNIVSDFGGALELCDRPGGGAEFVVRLHEADREGEGT, from the coding sequence TTGACCCACCGCCGCCACCCCGGCACAACGGATCGGGCACAGACACCAGACAGCGAGGGCCGGTTCCTGACGACGGGAGAGAGGGGCGGCAGGCAGGGGGAGGGCCGGCGGCGCATCCGCAACCTGGGCCTCCAGGCCCTGGGCCTGGCGGGGGTTGCGGTGGCGGCGGTGGTGACGGCGCTGGTGCATGGCCATGTCACCCGCAGCAATCTGCACGATCTGCGCGAGCGGAGCCTGAACACGTTGCGGCTGACCGAGGCGACCCTGCGCGGGCAGTTGCTGCGCTTCGACCGGCTGCCGGGGCTGCTGGCCGATGAGCGGACGATCCGGGCGCTGCTGCTGAGGCCCGGGGATCCGGGCCTGGCCGACCAGGCCAACCGCTATCTGAAGGACACTGCCACCCGGCTGGGGGCATCGGATCTCTATCTGATGACCCGGGATGGCGAGACCATCGCCGCCAGCAATTACGACCAGCCGCAATCCTTCGTCGGCGGCAATTTCGCCTTCCGCCCCTATTTCCGCGATGCGTTGACCCAAGGCGAGGGCCGGTTCTTCGCGCTGGGCACCACGTCCAACAAGCGCGGCTATTATGTCGGCGCGCCGGTGGTGCTCTATGACCGGACGGCCGGGCCACAGGCGCTGGGCGTGCTGGTCATCAAGGTCGATCTGGACGATATCGAACGCGCCTGGGCCGGCAATGATCCGCGGATCATCGTCACCGACCCCGAGGGCATCGTGTTCATGTCCAACCGGCCGGACTGGCTCTATCGGGGCCTCGGCCGGCGCAGCGCCGCCGAGATGGCCCGGTCGCGCGCCACCCGCCGCTATGCCGGCCAGGAGGTGGGCGAGATCCCGGTCGTTGCCCGGCGTCATCTGAACCTGCGTCGTCTGGACGGGGGGCATCTGGACGGGCGGGGCGACGCCGGGGCGGATCTGATCTGGGTTGCGACTGAAGGTGGTGGAGAGAGGGAATATCTCGCGGTTCAGACGCAGATGCCCGAGGCCGACTGGACGGTGATGGTGTTGAGCGCCACCGCCGCCGCCCGGCTGGATGCGCTGGTGTTTGCGATTGCGGCCCTGCTGGCGATGGGCACCGCCGGCACCGGCGGCATGCTGGTCTGGCAGCGCCGCCGCCAGCTGGCCGAACGGCTGGCGGTGCAGCAGGCGACCCAGGCCGAGCTGGAACGGCGGGTGACGGCGCGCACCGCCGAACTCGCCCGCGCCAACCGCGCCCTGGAAGACGAGGTGGAGGAACGCATCGCCGCCGAGGCCCGGCTGCGCGAGACCCAGACCGAGCTGATCCAGGCCGGCAAGCTGGCGGCGCTGGGCCAGATGTCGGCGGCGCTGAGCCATGAATTCAACCAGCCGCTGTCGGCCGCGCGCAATTATGCCGAAAATGCCGGCCTGTTCCTGGCCCGCGGCGACCTGGCCGAGGTGGAGGCCAACCTCAGCCGCATTCAGGAGATGATCGACCGCACCACCCGGATCAGCCGGCATCTGCGCGATTTCGCCCGCAAGCCCGATCAGGCGCTGCGCCCGGTGGCGCTGGCGCCGACCATCGCCGCGGTGCAGGAACTGCTGGGCTGGCGGCTGCGCCAGGCCGGCGCCGGGTTGATCGTGGAGCTGGACGACCCGGATCTGACGGTGACGGCAGGCGCGGTGCGGCTGCAACAGGTGCTGGTCAACCTGCTGACCAATGCGCTGGACGCGACCGCCGATGCCGCCGATCGCCGGCTGCATCTTCAGGCCCGGCGCGTGGCCGGCGGGCTGGTGGAGCTGCGGCTGGGCGATCGCGGCCCGGGCGTGCCGGCGCAGCTGCGCGAGCGGATCTTCGATCCGTTCTTTTCGACCAAAGAGGTCGGCAAGGGGCTGGGGCTGGGCCTGTCCATCTCGTACAACATCGTCAGCGATTTCGGCGGCGCGCTGGAGCTGTGCGATCGGCCGGGCGGCGGGGCCGAATTCGTGGTCCGCCTGCACGAGGCCGATCGGGAAGGGGAGGGAACATGA
- a CDS encoding sigma-54-dependent transcriptional regulator has translation MTAGRVLVVDDDADLLGSVLQSMKLAGLAAQGFGGGLEALEHISGGFDGVVVTDIRMPDLDGMSLMTRIREIDPDIPVILITGHGDVPLAVRAMREGAHDFIEKPFSGAHLASLAARALDFRQLVLDNRRLRAVAGQADDLETRLVGRSAAMIDLRRRIRTIGPTDADVLIEGPTGAGKDLVARTLHDLSPRRDRPFVAIACSALPATMIESELFGHDPGAFPGAIRARMGRFEHARGGTILLDDIGAMPIDLQARLLRVIEERMMTPMGSNSPIPLDVRFMATSRTPLDHEVEAGRFRPDLLYRLNVVSLRVPALAERPEDVPALFDRLLAEAHARHRLPDRPASPDLLAEMARRDWPGNVRELRNAAERVALGLADPAAAPAGGEGGAAPTLADLMAEHERRILIDALIRHRGVLKPVYETLGLSRKTLYDKLVRHGIDKTRFVGSDEGM, from the coding sequence ATGACCGCAGGCCGCGTGCTGGTGGTGGACGACGATGCCGATCTGCTGGGCTCGGTGCTGCAGTCGATGAAGCTGGCCGGGCTTGCCGCCCAGGGCTTCGGCGGCGGGCTGGAGGCGCTGGAGCATATCTCGGGCGGGTTCGACGGCGTGGTCGTCACCGATATCCGCATGCCGGATCTGGACGGGATGAGCCTGATGACCCGGATCCGCGAGATCGACCCCGACATTCCGGTCATCCTGATCACCGGCCATGGCGATGTGCCGCTGGCGGTGCGCGCGATGCGCGAGGGCGCGCACGACTTCATCGAGAAGCCGTTTTCCGGCGCGCATCTGGCCAGCCTTGCCGCCCGGGCGCTGGATTTCCGGCAGCTGGTGCTGGACAACCGCCGGCTGCGGGCGGTGGCCGGGCAGGCCGATGATCTGGAAACCCGGCTGGTCGGCCGGTCGGCGGCGATGATCGATCTGCGCCGGCGGATCCGCACCATCGGCCCCACCGATGCCGATGTGCTGATCGAGGGGCCGACCGGCGCCGGCAAGGATCTGGTGGCGCGCACCCTGCACGACCTGTCGCCGCGCCGCGACCGGCCCTTCGTTGCGATCGCCTGTTCGGCCCTGCCGGCCACGATGATCGAAAGCGAGCTGTTCGGCCATGATCCCGGCGCCTTTCCGGGGGCGATCCGCGCGCGCATGGGCCGGTTCGAACATGCCCGCGGCGGCACCATCCTGCTCGACGATATCGGGGCGATGCCGATCGATCTTCAGGCCCGTTTGCTGAGGGTGATCGAAGAGCGGATGATGACGCCGATGGGCAGCAACAGCCCGATCCCGCTGGATGTGCGCTTCATGGCCACCAGCCGCACGCCGCTGGACCATGAGGTGGAGGCCGGGCGCTTCCGGCCGGATCTGCTCTACCGGCTGAATGTCGTCAGCCTGCGGGTGCCGGCGCTGGCCGAACGGCCCGAAGACGTGCCCGCCTTGTTCGACCGGCTGCTGGCCGAGGCCCATGCCCGCCACCGCCTGCCCGACCGGCCGGCTTCCCCGGATCTTCTGGCCGAAATGGCGCGGCGCGACTGGCCGGGCAATGTCCGCGAGCTGCGCAATGCCGCCGAGCGGGTGGCGCTGGGCCTGGCCGATCCGGCGGCGGCGCCGGCGGGCGGAGAGGGCGGGGCGGCACCGACGCTCGCCGATCTGATGGCCGAGCATGAACGCCGGATCCTGATCGATGCGCTGATCCGCCATCGCGGCGTGCTGAAGCCGGTCTACGAGACGCTGGGCCTGTCGCGCAAGACACTCTACGACAAGCTGGTCCGCCACGGCATCGACAAGACCCGTTTCGTGGGCAGCGACGAGGGCATGTAA
- a CDS encoding TAXI family TRAP transporter solute-binding subunit, giving the protein MRFTGFAAMAAAALIAGTALVAPAAAEDRKDWPSEITIGTASQGGTYFVYGNGLAAFIGEALKVNASGEVTGGPVQNATLVQTGEHAIGLMTMGPAREAWTGKSELAPGLEHSDLRALFPMYMTPFQGIAMTGSGIGSVTELGGKRVAVGPAGGTPGTYWPRFLETLGVKADVSYAGASDAAGQLKDGLIDGFVFAAGVPISAFSQLAAEADVKMFGFTDAELARLLEAHPEVSALTIPAGTYPGHDDPQNTVAMWNFAVAHADMPDSLAYEIVKLVMENNDRMRQIHASAADTVLENVDKNGFLPFHPGAVRYYEEKGLVIRDELKG; this is encoded by the coding sequence ATGCGTTTCACCGGATTTGCCGCCATGGCCGCGGCCGCCCTGATTGCCGGCACCGCCCTTGTGGCGCCGGCCGCGGCCGAGGATCGCAAGGACTGGCCGTCGGAGATCACCATCGGCACCGCCAGCCAGGGCGGCACCTATTTCGTCTATGGCAACGGGCTTGCCGCCTTCATCGGCGAGGCGCTGAAGGTCAATGCCTCGGGCGAGGTGACCGGCGGCCCGGTCCAGAACGCGACCCTGGTCCAGACCGGCGAACATGCCATCGGGTTGATGACCATGGGCCCGGCGCGCGAGGCCTGGACGGGCAAGAGCGAGCTGGCGCCGGGGCTTGAGCACAGCGACCTTCGTGCCCTGTTCCCGATGTACATGACCCCCTTCCAGGGCATCGCCATGACGGGATCGGGCATCGGCAGCGTGACCGAACTGGGGGGCAAGCGGGTTGCGGTCGGCCCCGCCGGCGGCACGCCCGGCACCTATTGGCCGCGCTTCCTGGAAACGCTGGGGGTGAAGGCCGATGTGTCCTATGCCGGCGCATCCGATGCGGCGGGGCAGTTGAAGGACGGGCTGATCGACGGCTTCGTCTTCGCGGCCGGCGTGCCGATTTCGGCCTTCAGCCAGCTGGCGGCCGAGGCGGATGTGAAGATGTTCGGCTTCACCGATGCCGAACTGGCCCGCCTCCTTGAGGCCCATCCCGAGGTGAGCGCGCTGACCATCCCCGCCGGCACCTATCCGGGCCACGACGATCCGCAGAACACCGTGGCGATGTGGAACTTCGCCGTCGCCCATGCCGACATGCCCGACAGCCTGGCCTACGAGATCGTGAAGCTGGTGATGGAGAACAACGACCGGATGCGCCAGATCCACGCCTCTGCCGCCGATACGGTGCTGGAGAATGTCGACAAGAACGGCTTCCTGCCCTTCCACCCGGGGGCGGTGCGCTATTACGAGGAAAAGGGTCTCGTCATCCGCGACGAGCTGAAGGGCTGA
- a CDS encoding TRAP transporter permease, whose amino-acid sequence MSSSAPMAPGGADSIADGVDAEVIAGNQRVFTGRMGLIIAAACILYTGMHIYSMNVQPIETWVYRLLHVSGGLMLGFLLFASRPLLDAREGPGPRTALTERLLLAAAAAGILVAAGQLAVMFLADDRVVTGAPATKHLYSFGYPLIAGTGLALLASWMAPARGRGRLGAADTLLALAAVVVGGYIIGHADFLRIRAQVFPHVNDMWAAVAGIVLILELTRRLAGLALVVIVGLFLAYGFIGPWLPGVLNHRGYAPGRFFAFIYTDNGILGPTTAISSTYIILFIAFAAFLQASRVGEYFVNFAFAAAGAMRGGPAKVAVFASGLMGMINGTSAGNVVSTGSLTIPLMKKVGYRPQTAASVEAAASSGGQIMPPIMGAGAFIMAEITGIPYTEIVIAAAIPALLYFLSVYFMVDKEALRNGMQGLPRDQLPRFSALARRAFLFLPIVILVVALFLGYSVIRAGTVAMAAAAVVSWFTPHRMLVREVLYALELTARMSLQLVAVCAAAGVIVGVIALTGIGTRFSSMLLGLAGESQFVALVFAMLISIILGMGMPTTAAYAVAAAVIAPGLIRMGIEPLTAHFFIFYYAVMSAITPPVALASYAGAAIAQSDPMKTSVESFKIGLAAFIVPFIFFYNAPMLMQGSWFEVAHVFVTATIGIYLLASGVQGWLFGRLAWPLRIIAMAAALAMISGGWVSDAIGFAAGAAIFLVQRARPAAPTPARRTG is encoded by the coding sequence ATGTCGTCATCCGCACCGATGGCGCCCGGCGGCGCCGACAGCATCGCCGATGGGGTCGATGCCGAGGTGATTGCCGGCAATCAGCGCGTGTTCACCGGCCGGATGGGCCTGATCATCGCCGCTGCCTGCATTCTGTATACCGGCATGCACATCTATTCGATGAACGTGCAGCCGATCGAGACCTGGGTCTATCGCCTGCTGCATGTGTCGGGCGGGCTGATGCTGGGCTTTCTGCTGTTCGCCTCCAGGCCGTTGCTCGACGCGCGCGAGGGGCCGGGGCCGCGCACGGCGCTGACCGAGCGGCTGCTGCTGGCGGCGGCCGCCGCGGGCATTCTGGTGGCGGCCGGCCAGCTGGCGGTCATGTTCCTGGCCGATGACCGGGTGGTGACCGGGGCGCCGGCCACGAAACATCTCTACAGCTTCGGCTATCCGCTGATCGCCGGCACCGGGCTCGCGCTGCTCGCATCCTGGATGGCGCCGGCGCGCGGGCGGGGGCGGCTTGGGGCGGCCGATACCCTGCTGGCGCTGGCGGCGGTGGTGGTCGGCGGCTACATCATCGGCCATGCGGATTTCCTGCGCATCCGCGCCCAGGTCTTCCCCCATGTCAACGACATGTGGGCGGCGGTGGCCGGCATCGTGCTGATCCTGGAACTGACCCGCCGCCTGGCCGGGCTGGCGCTGGTGGTGATCGTGGGCCTGTTCCTGGCCTATGGTTTCATCGGCCCCTGGCTGCCGGGGGTGCTGAACCATCGCGGCTATGCCCCCGGGCGGTTCTTCGCCTTCATCTACACCGATAACGGCATTCTGGGCCCGACCACCGCGATCTCGTCGACCTATATCATCCTGTTCATCGCCTTTGCGGCCTTCCTGCAGGCGAGCCGGGTGGGCGAGTATTTCGTGAACTTCGCCTTCGCCGCCGCCGGTGCCATGCGCGGCGGGCCGGCCAAGGTGGCGGTCTTCGCCTCGGGGCTGATGGGCATGATCAACGGCACCTCGGCGGGCAATGTGGTCTCGACCGGGTCGCTGACCATTCCGTTGATGAAGAAGGTGGGCTACCGCCCGCAGACCGCGGCGTCGGTCGAGGCGGCGGCCAGTTCCGGCGGCCAGATCATGCCGCCGATCATGGGCGCCGGCGCCTTCATCATGGCCGAGATCACCGGCATCCCCTATACCGAGATCGTGATCGCCGCCGCGATCCCGGCGCTGCTCTATTTCCTGTCGGTCTATTTCATGGTCGACAAAGAGGCGCTGCGCAACGGCATGCAGGGCCTGCCGCGCGACCAGCTGCCGCGCTTTTCCGCCCTGGCCCGCCGGGCCTTCCTGTTCCTGCCGATCGTCATCCTGGTGGTGGCGCTGTTCCTGGGCTATTCGGTGATCCGCGCCGGCACCGTCGCCATGGCGGCGGCGGCCGTGGTCAGCTGGTTCACCCCCCATCGCATGCTGGTGCGCGAGGTGCTGTATGCGCTGGAACTGACGGCGCGGATGTCGCTGCAGCTGGTGGCGGTCTGTGCCGCGGCCGGCGTGATCGTCGGCGTGATCGCGCTCACCGGCATCGGCACCCGCTTCTCGTCGATGCTGCTGGGGCTGGCGGGGGAAAGCCAGTTCGTGGCGCTGGTCTTCGCCATGCTGATCTCGATCATCCTGGGCATGGGCATGCCGACCACGGCGGCCTATGCGGTGGCGGCGGCGGTGATCGCGCCCGGGCTGATCCGCATGGGGATCGAGCCGCTGACCGCGCATTTCTTCATCTTCTACTATGCGGTCATGTCGGCGATCACCCCGCCGGTGGCGCTCGCCTCTTATGCCGGCGCGGCGATCGCGCAGTCCGACCCGATGAAGACCTCGGTCGAAAGCTTCAAGATCGGCCTTGCCGCCTTCATCGTGCCGTTCATCTTCTTCTACAACGCGCCGATGCTGATGCAGGGCAGCTGGTTCGAGGTGGCGCATGTCTTCGTCACCGCCACCATCGGCATCTATCTGCTGGCCTCGGGCGTGCAGGGCTGGCTGTTCGGCCGGCTTGCCTGGCCGCTGCGCATCATCGCCATGGCGGCCGCCCTGGCCATGATCTCGGGCGGCTGGGTCTCGGACGCGATCGGCTTCGCCGCCGGCGCGGCCATCTTCCTGGTCCAGCGTGCCCGCCCCGCCGCCCCGACACCCGCCCGCCGCACCGGCTGA
- a CDS encoding TetR/AcrR family transcriptional regulator, giving the protein MTNRRLIEQVSMPEDDARAPRLTRADWLEKALQVLVESGVDAVRITRLADGLGVTRGSFYWHFQDRAALLDAMLEVWNRKNTDAIQRAAMAGPTLEACILALFEIWLDPGQFDPRLDFAVRDWARGMPAIQDTIRAADQTRLAALVDMYTRHGFDAGQAEIRARNFYFIQMGYYALDVREPMSVRLSLLPIYYQTYTDRPLTPEAEAAFRARVIARPELWGDEVPPAG; this is encoded by the coding sequence ATGACGAACCGCCGGCTGATCGAGCAGGTGAGCATGCCCGAAGACGATGCGCGCGCGCCGCGCCTGACCCGGGCGGACTGGCTCGAAAAGGCGCTGCAGGTGCTGGTGGAAAGCGGGGTCGATGCGGTGCGCATCACCCGGCTCGCCGACGGGCTGGGGGTGACCCGCGGCAGCTTTTACTGGCATTTCCAGGATCGGGCGGCGCTGCTGGATGCGATGCTGGAGGTCTGGAACCGGAAGAACACCGATGCGATCCAGCGCGCGGCCATGGCGGGGCCGACGCTGGAAGCCTGCATTCTGGCGCTGTTCGAGATCTGGCTGGATCCGGGGCAGTTCGACCCCCGGCTCGATTTCGCGGTGCGCGACTGGGCGCGCGGCATGCCGGCCATCCAGGACACCATCCGCGCCGCCGACCAGACCCGCCTCGCGGCCCTGGTCGACATGTACACCCGCCACGGCTTCGACGCCGGCCAGGCCGAGATCCGGGCGCGGAATTTCTATTTCATCCAGATGGGCTATTACGCCCTCGACGTGCGCGAGCCGATGTCGGTCCGCCTGTCGCTGCTGCCGATCTACTATCAGACCTATACCGACCGGCCGCTGACCCCCGAAGCCGAAGCGGCCTTCCGCGCCCGGGTGATCGCCCGGCCCGAGCTGTGGGGGGACGAGGTGCCGCCGGCGGGGTGA
- a CDS encoding ethanolamine utilization protein EutQ, with protein MTVQAKSPPRVMRFDGLSFEPRFAFPEMARVVEVAGAEDGSALAGGFARFTGARIAWQLRYDELILVLDGRLVVETADGRLEAGPMDTIWLPAGTDLVYSSENALVWYCLQPAGWSRDTDAAGSGAGGGA; from the coding sequence ATGACGGTGCAGGCGAAATCGCCGCCCAGGGTGATGCGGTTCGACGGGTTGAGCTTCGAGCCCCGCTTCGCCTTCCCCGAGATGGCCCGCGTGGTGGAAGTGGCGGGGGCGGAAGACGGCAGCGCGCTTGCCGGCGGCTTCGCGCGCTTCACCGGCGCCCGGATCGCGTGGCAGCTGCGCTATGACGAACTGATCCTGGTGCTCGACGGCCGGCTTGTGGTCGAAACCGCGGATGGCCGGCTGGAGGCCGGGCCCATGGATACGATCTGGCTGCCGGCCGGCACCGACCTGGTCTACAGCTCGGAGAACGCGCTGGTCTGGTACTGCCTGCAGCCGGCCGGCTGGTCACGGGATACGGATGCCGCAGGGAGTGGGGCAGGGGGCGGGGCATGA
- a CDS encoding NAD(P)/FAD-dependent oxidoreductase: MTAITLLPQNDRTNGWSADLPPRRPKPPLDRDVTADVVVIGAGFAGLGAARRLAELRPDAKIVVLEAGRLGEGASGRNSGFAIDLPHNVGSSLEELAKGQAYKRLARAGIASLKDTITRHGIACDWSEDGKYHTASSDRGADEVLRPTVEELTRLGEPHEWLDRAATARRLGTRHFAAAVFTPGTVLVNPAALTRGLGDNLPENVDLYEGTPVVDAAFGASVVLKTPGGTVRAPKAILAVNGLAMRFGFWRGRLLNFAAHASLSRRLTAAEQAALGDIAPWGSTPANAFAGITMRYTNDRRILIRQNIHYCPGLRQSDARRALIRANHQRLFDRRFPMLKGVQMEHTWTGFICLSRNGAPGFGQVAPNVWSAVCQNAVGIAKGTISGRLAAAMALGEDEPLIADMVSLGTPSRVPPRPFLDIGVRSRFALEIFANRHEA; the protein is encoded by the coding sequence ATGACCGCCATCACCCTGCTGCCCCAGAACGACCGCACGAACGGCTGGAGCGCCGACCTGCCGCCGCGCCGGCCGAAGCCGCCGCTCGACCGCGACGTCACCGCCGATGTCGTGGTGATCGGGGCCGGTTTCGCCGGGCTCGGCGCCGCGCGCCGGCTGGCGGAACTCAGGCCGGATGCGAAGATCGTGGTGCTGGAAGCGGGCCGGCTGGGCGAGGGCGCCTCGGGCCGCAATTCGGGCTTTGCGATCGACCTGCCGCACAATGTCGGCTCGTCGCTGGAAGAACTGGCCAAGGGCCAGGCCTATAAACGCCTCGCCCGCGCCGGCATCGCCTCGCTCAAAGACACGATCACCCGCCACGGCATCGCTTGCGACTGGAGCGAGGACGGCAAATACCACACCGCCTCGTCGGATCGCGGGGCGGACGAGGTGCTGCGGCCGACGGTCGAAGAACTCACCCGGTTGGGGGAGCCCCATGAATGGCTGGACCGCGCGGCGACCGCCCGCCGGCTCGGCACCCGCCATTTCGCCGCCGCGGTCTTCACCCCCGGCACGGTGCTGGTCAATCCGGCGGCGCTGACCCGCGGCTTGGGCGACAACCTGCCCGAGAATGTCGATCTTTATGAAGGCACCCCGGTTGTGGATGCCGCGTTCGGGGCGAGTGTGGTGCTGAAAACCCCCGGCGGCACGGTGCGCGCGCCCAAGGCCATTCTGGCGGTGAACGGGCTGGCGATGCGCTTCGGCTTCTGGAGGGGCCGGCTGCTCAACTTCGCCGCCCATGCCAGCCTGAGCCGGCGGCTGACCGCGGCCGAACAGGCGGCGCTGGGCGATATCGCGCCCTGGGGATCAACCCCCGCCAATGCCTTTGCCGGCATCACCATGCGCTATACCAACGACCGGCGGATCCTGATCCGGCAGAACATCCATTACTGCCCGGGTCTGCGCCAGTCCGATGCCCGCCGCGCGCTGATCCGCGCCAATCATCAACGCCTGTTCGACCGGCGGTTCCCGATGCTGAAGGGCGTGCAGATGGAGCACACCTGGACCGGCTTCATCTGCCTGTCGCGCAACGGCGCCCCCGGCTTCGGCCAGGTGGCCCCCAATGTCTGGAGCGCCGTCTGCCAGAACGCGGTCGGCATCGCCAAGGGCACGATCAGCGGCCGGCTGGCGGCCGCCATGGCGCTGGGCGAGGACGAACCGCTGATCGCGGACATGGTGAGCCTCGGCACCCCCAGCCGCGTGCCGCCGCGCCCCTTCCTCGACATCGGCGTGCGGTCGCGCTTCGCGCTCGAAATCTTTGCCAATCGTCACGAGGCCTGA
- the dctP gene encoding TRAP transporter substrate-binding protein DctP: MTIRTMLATRTMLAGGALLALAATGLAAAPARAVTLKLATDSGAKGSDAGNAIEAWAEKIKAGTKGEVDVQVFYQNELGGQQEVFDLLMAGDVDLMLNWPMTSYDQRISLIYTPYMFTDWPEALKAYGPGGWLHAALGDIYGDIGLRFLGAWPEGFNGVATRGGHATTIEAAKAFKVRVPPVSPFTETVAAMGYQTATVDWGELYSAIQTGVVDGEAANVIFYDVTYFGDVLTDYVHTRQQFLTGILTANEESWQELTPAQQTVVAEAARQVMVAQFDAAKAADEGHVAAWKKLGHAYVEPSAEELAALTKAVRAAVWPGMEKVLGPELMARVRAQTGN; the protein is encoded by the coding sequence ATGACCATCAGGACGATGCTGGCCACGAGGACGATGCTGGCCGGCGGCGCATTGCTTGCGCTGGCCGCGACCGGGCTTGCCGCAGCGCCCGCCCGGGCGGTGACGCTGAAGCTTGCGACCGATTCCGGGGCCAAGGGCTCGGATGCCGGCAATGCGATCGAGGCCTGGGCCGAGAAGATCAAGGCCGGCACCAAGGGGGAGGTCGATGTCCAGGTCTTCTATCAGAACGAACTGGGCGGCCAGCAGGAAGTCTTCGACCTGCTGATGGCCGGCGATGTCGATCTGATGCTGAACTGGCCGATGACCTCTTACGATCAGCGGATTTCGCTGATCTACACGCCCTATATGTTCACCGACTGGCCCGAGGCGCTGAAGGCCTATGGGCCGGGCGGCTGGCTCCACGCGGCCCTGGGCGACATCTATGGCGATATCGGGCTGCGCTTCCTGGGCGCCTGGCCCGAGGGCTTCAACGGCGTCGCCACCCGCGGCGGCCATGCCACCACGATCGAGGCCGCGAAGGCGTTCAAGGTGCGGGTGCCGCCGGTATCGCCCTTCACCGAGACCGTGGCGGCGATGGGTTATCAGACCGCGACCGTCGATTGGGGTGAGCTGTATTCCGCCATCCAGACCGGCGTGGTCGACGGCGAGGCGGCCAATGTCATCTTCTACGACGTCACCTATTTCGGCGATGTGCTGACCGATTACGTCCACACCCGCCAGCAGTTCCTGACCGGCATCCTGACCGCGAACGAGGAAAGCTGGCAGGAGCTGACGCCGGCACAGCAGACCGTGGTGGCAGAGGCCGCGCGTCAGGTGATGGTGGCGCAGTTCGATGCGGCGAAGGCGGCGGACGAGGGCCATGTGGCGGCGTGGAAAAAGCTCGGCCATGCCTATGTCGAACCCTCGGCCGAAGAGCTGGCGGCCCTGACCAAAGCGGTGCGCGCCGCCGTCTGGCCGGGCATGGAAAAGGTGCTGGGGCCCGAGCTGATGGCCCGGGTGCGCGCGCAGACCGGCAACTGA
- a CDS encoding TRAP transporter small permease, giving the protein MITFLAALDGAFARVLNLLVLVTSLVVTAALVLLVTARAGFDLPLTGMHEASMLAAMWLYMAGATLATRNGRHLTVDFLATGLTGRRARAIHGLIIAAITAVVAGLFCFWVWKMFAWGLKRPQTIPVLGLPLWLAQAPLALAAVTAVLYALRDMARAVLALAGRGEGG; this is encoded by the coding sequence GTGATCACCTTCCTCGCTGCGCTGGACGGGGCCTTCGCCCGCGTCCTCAACCTGCTCGTGCTGGTCACCAGCCTTGTCGTCACCGCCGCCCTGGTGCTGCTGGTGACGGCACGGGCCGGGTTCGACCTGCCGCTGACCGGCATGCACGAGGCCAGCATGCTGGCCGCCATGTGGCTCTACATGGCAGGCGCCACACTCGCCACCCGCAATGGCCGCCATCTGACGGTCGATTTCCTGGCGACCGGCCTGACCGGCCGGCGGGCGCGGGCGATCCACGGGCTGATCATCGCCGCGATCACCGCGGTGGTGGCGGGGCTGTTCTGCTTCTGGGTGTGGAAGATGTTCGCCTGGGGCCTGAAACGCCCGCAGACCATCCCGGTGCTGGGCCTGCCGCTCTGGCTGGCCCAGGCACCGCTGGCGCTGGCCGCCGTCACCGCCGTGCTTTATGCGCTGCGCGACATGGCGCGTGCCGTCCTGGCCCTGGCCGGACGGGGGGAGGGTGGCTGA